The following are encoded together in the Acetobacter vaccinii genome:
- a CDS encoding SulP family inorganic anion transporter → MSDSQLWSPTSVRRDILAGLSLAAMNIPRVLGYTRIAGMPAVTGLYTVLLPLVAFACVGSSRHLVVGADSATAAIFSSAISQMAPEGSPHYITLVCAMTLLNAGFLLTARLFRLGFLADFLSRTVLVGFLAGAGVQVGLTMVYDMAGLHPDSHNPAYQIAALIPMLPHAHGLECLLSAVVCAVLLVGQALWPHIPITLAIIIMGMGLGWVLPLSHLGIPTLGQVSGGLPTLTLPWISWNDLVALLPVSASCVFVIITQSAATARAFADTPRSAADENRDILGLCAANAAAGLSGAFTVNGSPALTAMAVRSGATSQRAQLVHAAVTLCVLLFLSMPLHYLPRCILAAVVFCVAVGMVDVAALRAIRKESPGEFWLALTTAVSVVGIGVEQGIFIALALSLFRHVHHSYRPHTMVLRPDAASGALETEPVHPGAQTEPGIILYRFSADLFYANCALFARDITLLTTTAPSPVHCVVVDCSAITDIDYSAASTVRAVISTLHEAGIQVFFGRVAPYALADMERHGIVNAVGQNAIFSQLHTALEAARKANHDADPAIPLASAGS, encoded by the coding sequence GTGTCTGATTCCCAACTATGGTCGCCCACCAGCGTGCGGCGCGACATACTGGCAGGACTGTCCCTGGCCGCCATGAACATCCCCCGCGTGCTGGGCTATACCCGCATTGCGGGCATGCCCGCCGTCACCGGCCTTTACACCGTGCTGCTGCCCCTTGTGGCCTTTGCGTGTGTTGGCTCCTCACGCCACCTTGTTGTAGGGGCGGATTCTGCCACAGCCGCCATTTTTTCCAGCGCCATTTCCCAAATGGCGCCCGAAGGCAGCCCCCATTACATCACCCTTGTCTGCGCCATGACCCTGCTGAACGCCGGGTTCCTGCTCACCGCCCGCCTGTTCCGGCTGGGGTTTCTGGCTGACTTTCTGTCCCGCACGGTGCTGGTAGGGTTTCTGGCCGGTGCTGGCGTGCAGGTGGGGCTGACCATGGTGTACGATATGGCCGGGCTGCACCCAGACAGCCACAACCCGGCCTACCAGATTGCCGCCCTCATCCCCATGCTGCCCCATGCCCATGGGCTGGAATGCCTGCTGTCTGCGGTCGTTTGCGCCGTGCTGCTGGTGGGGCAGGCGCTTTGGCCCCATATCCCCATCACGCTGGCCATTATCATCATGGGCATGGGGCTGGGCTGGGTTTTACCCCTGTCCCATTTAGGAATCCCTACTCTGGGGCAGGTTTCTGGCGGGCTACCAACACTCACCCTGCCCTGGATAAGCTGGAACGACCTTGTGGCCCTGCTGCCGGTTTCGGCCTCCTGCGTGTTTGTGATTATTACCCAAAGTGCGGCCACAGCCCGCGCCTTTGCCGACACCCCCCGCAGTGCTGCGGATGAAAACAGGGATATTCTGGGCCTCTGCGCCGCCAATGCCGCCGCGGGGCTCAGCGGTGCCTTTACGGTTAACGGCAGCCCGGCCCTGACGGCCATGGCTGTGCGGTCCGGGGCCACAAGCCAGCGGGCGCAGTTGGTCCATGCGGCTGTAACCCTGTGTGTGCTGCTGTTTCTGAGCATGCCGCTCCACTACCTGCCACGCTGTATTCTGGCGGCTGTGGTGTTCTGTGTTGCGGTGGGCATGGTGGATGTGGCCGCCCTGCGGGCCATCCGCAAGGAAAGCCCCGGCGAGTTCTGGCTGGCCCTGACCACCGCCGTGAGCGTGGTTGGGATTGGGGTGGAGCAAGGTATCTTCATCGCTCTGGCGCTGTCGCTGTTCCGGCATGTGCACCACAGCTACCGGCCCCACACCATGGTGCTACGACCCGATGCTGCGTCGGGTGCGCTGGAAACCGAACCCGTACACCCCGGCGCACAGACCGAACCGGGGATTATCCTCTACCGTTTTTCAGCCGATCTGTTTTACGCCAACTGCGCCCTGTTTGCCCGCGACATTACCCTGCTGACCACCACAGCCCCCAGCCCTGTCCACTGTGTTGTGGTGGATTGCAGCGCCATTACGGATATTGACTATTCTGCTGCCAGCACCGTGCGGGCGGTTATCAGCACCCTCCATGAGGCCGGGATTCAGGTCTTTTTCGGGCGGGTAGCCCCGTATGCCCTGGCGGATATGGAGCGGCACGGGATTGTCAACGCCGTTGGCCAAAACGCCATTTTTTCACAACTGCACACAGCACTGGAGGCTGCCCGCAAGGCCAATCATGATGCTGACCCGGCCATTCCTCTGGCCTCAGCAGGCAGTTAG
- a CDS encoding amino acid synthesis family protein, with the protein MTEVRKIVAFQEETIIEGSKVAATPLKIFSVAAVLKNPWWGLDFVEDLGPAIREVAPYLGELLTSRIIEMAGGGDKIEAYGKSAVVGTGGEIEHASALIHTLRFGNHFRRAVGAKSYLAFTNTRGGPNAPITIPLMDKIDEGRRSHYLTAQFSINDAPAPDEIVVALGASIGGRPHHRIGDRYKDLEELGSTHG; encoded by the coding sequence ATGACTGAAGTTCGTAAAATTGTCGCCTTCCAGGAAGAGACCATTATCGAAGGCAGCAAGGTCGCAGCAACACCGCTCAAGATTTTTTCTGTAGCGGCAGTCCTGAAGAATCCGTGGTGGGGGTTGGATTTTGTTGAAGACCTGGGGCCGGCCATCCGTGAGGTTGCACCGTACCTGGGGGAACTCCTGACCAGCCGTATTATTGAAATGGCCGGTGGTGGAGATAAAATTGAAGCCTACGGCAAATCTGCTGTTGTGGGCACCGGGGGCGAAATTGAACATGCTTCGGCCCTGATTCATACCCTGCGTTTTGGCAACCATTTCCGTCGTGCTGTTGGCGCCAAGTCCTATCTGGCGTTTACCAACACGCGTGGTGGCCCCAATGCGCCCATTACCATTCCTCTTATGGATAAAATTGACGAGGGCAGGCGGTCCCATTACCTGACGGCGCAGTTTTCTATCAACGACGCGCCTGCTCCGGATGAAATCGTGGTAGCCCTTGGGGCGTCCATCGGTGGGCGGCCGCATCACCGCATTGGTGATCGGTATAAGGATCTGGAAGAACTCGGCAGTACTCATGGATAG
- the arsC gene encoding arsenate reductase (glutaredoxin) (This arsenate reductase requires both glutathione and glutaredoxin to convert arsenate to arsenite, after which the efflux transporter formed by ArsA and ArsB can extrude the arsenite from the cell, providing resistance.), with protein sequence MTVTVYHNPSCGTARSVLELVRNAGIEPEVIQYLKTPPTLAELEALVRQGPATAHDLLRTKEKLCAELGLDQPGVTDAAILQAIAANPVLLNRPVVVSPKGVKACRPADTVLSLLP encoded by the coding sequence ATGACTGTGACAGTCTATCACAACCCGTCCTGCGGCACGGCCCGCTCTGTGCTGGAACTGGTGCGCAATGCCGGGATCGAGCCAGAGGTTATCCAGTATCTCAAAACCCCGCCGACCCTGGCGGAGCTGGAAGCTCTGGTGCGTCAGGGGCCAGCCACCGCGCATGACCTGCTGCGGACAAAGGAAAAACTCTGTGCTGAACTGGGACTGGACCAGCCCGGCGTGACGGATGCCGCCATCCTGCAGGCCATAGCTGCCAACCCGGTGTTGCTGAACCGGCCTGTTGTGGTGTCACCCAAGGGGGTCAAGGCCTGCCGCCCGGCGGATACCGTGCTGTCGCTGCTGCCCTGA
- a CDS encoding flavin reductase, with translation MVAEVAFRNAMANLGAAVSIITSDGVSGLAGLTVSAVCSVSDTPPTLLVCINRNSRSFPVIRDNGKLCVNVLGSHHEQISNLFAGKAEIQDRFASVDWHAGSLGQPVIDDALVSFECEIDEVKDVGTHGVFMCRVKDIVISDGGHGLIYFRRSYHAILSV, from the coding sequence ATGGTTGCTGAAGTGGCATTTCGAAATGCCATGGCCAATCTCGGGGCAGCGGTCAGCATTATTACCAGTGATGGCGTTTCCGGTCTGGCAGGTCTGACTGTTTCTGCGGTCTGTTCTGTCAGCGACACGCCTCCGACACTTCTTGTCTGTATCAACCGCAACAGCAGGTCATTTCCTGTTATCCGTGATAACGGAAAGCTGTGCGTCAATGTGTTGGGGAGCCATCACGAGCAGATTTCCAATCTGTTCGCAGGTAAGGCTGAAATTCAGGACCGTTTTGCTTCGGTTGACTGGCACGCCGGTAGTCTGGGGCAGCCTGTCATTGATGACGCCTTGGTTTCGTTTGAATGTGAGATTGACGAAGTCAAGGATGTTGGCACGCACGGGGTTTTCATGTGCCGTGTCAAGGATATCGTTATCAGCGATGGTGGGCATGGTCTCATCTATTTTCGGCGGTCATATCACGCAATTCTGAGTGTGTGA
- a CDS encoding aldehyde dehydrogenase, with amino-acid sequence MDIFQHYIDGCFEEASQTFDSIDPATAQPWARMPRAGAQDVDRAVRAADRALRDPAWAGLNATQRGRLLFRLADLIERDVALLAQLETRDTGKIIRETSFQLRYVAEYYRYYGGLADKIEGRCVPVDKPDMEAFIHNEPIGVVAAIVPWNSQLFLSAVKLAPALAAGCTIVLKASEEAPAPLLAFARLVHEAGFPPGVLSILTGFGDDCGRCLTSHPLVSRIAFTGGPATARHVVRNSAENLASLSLELGGKSPMLVFGDADLDSTVNAIMAGIFAASGQSCVAGSRLLVHKDIAGELLSRLAGRAGLIRIGAPDDLTTEMGPLATKRQLEHVDALVKRSVEQGAALVTGGKPATQAGAGYYYEPTILLCENAQTACLEEEFFGPVLSVLLFEDEADAIQKANDSKFGLAAGVFTQNLARAHRVVKALRSGVVWVNTYRVISPMMPFGGYGLSGLGREGGREAIGDYLRTKSVWIRTSDEPISDPFVMR; translated from the coding sequence GTGGATATTTTCCAGCATTATATTGATGGCTGCTTCGAAGAGGCGTCCCAGACGTTCGACAGTATCGACCCTGCAACAGCCCAGCCTTGGGCACGCATGCCCCGGGCAGGCGCGCAGGATGTAGACCGTGCCGTGCGTGCGGCAGACCGTGCCTTGCGCGACCCGGCCTGGGCCGGGCTGAATGCAACACAGCGTGGCCGCCTGCTGTTCCGGCTGGCGGACCTGATCGAACGGGATGTCGCCCTTCTGGCGCAGCTTGAAACCCGTGATACTGGCAAGATCATTCGCGAAACAAGCTTCCAGTTACGCTATGTTGCAGAATACTATCGGTATTACGGCGGCCTTGCCGACAAGATTGAGGGCCGCTGTGTGCCGGTGGACAAGCCGGATATGGAAGCGTTTATCCATAACGAGCCCATAGGGGTTGTGGCGGCCATTGTGCCGTGGAACTCCCAGTTGTTTCTGTCCGCGGTCAAGCTGGCTCCGGCTCTTGCCGCAGGCTGCACAATCGTGCTCAAGGCGTCGGAGGAGGCACCAGCCCCCTTGCTGGCATTTGCCCGGCTGGTGCATGAGGCAGGCTTTCCCCCCGGTGTGCTGTCCATCCTGACCGGCTTTGGGGATGATTGCGGCCGCTGCCTGACCAGCCACCCGCTGGTCTCGCGCATTGCCTTTACCGGTGGCCCGGCCACAGCCCGGCACGTTGTCCGCAACAGTGCGGAAAATCTGGCGTCCCTGTCACTGGAGCTGGGGGGCAAATCCCCCATGCTGGTGTTTGGGGATGCCGACCTGGACAGCACGGTTAACGCCATTATGGCCGGTATCTTTGCGGCATCGGGGCAAAGCTGCGTGGCGGGCTCGCGCCTGCTTGTGCATAAGGATATTGCAGGCGAGCTGCTGTCCCGTCTGGCTGGTCGGGCTGGGCTGATCCGTATTGGTGCGCCTGACGACCTGACGACGGAAATGGGGCCACTGGCCACCAAGCGCCAGCTTGAGCATGTGGACGCTCTTGTCAAACGCAGTGTGGAGCAGGGGGCAGCCCTTGTTACGGGCGGTAAACCTGCGACCCAGGCGGGGGCTGGGTATTATTATGAGCCTACAATCCTGCTGTGTGAAAATGCCCAGACAGCCTGCCTGGAAGAAGAGTTTTTTGGCCCGGTTCTGAGCGTTCTGCTGTTTGAAGATGAAGCAGATGCAATCCAGAAAGCCAATGACAGCAAGTTTGGTCTGGCTGCGGGTGTGTTTACCCAGAATCTTGCGCGGGCACACCGCGTGGTCAAGGCGCTCCGGAGCGGCGTGGTTTGGGTTAACACCTACCGCGTAATTTCCCCCATGATGCCTTTTGGCGGCTATGGGCTGAGCGGGCTTGGGCGTGAAGGCGGCCGCGAGGCGATCGGGGACTACCTGCGCACCAAATCCGTCTGGATCCGCACGTCGGATGAACCAATTTCTGACCCGTTTGTTATGAGGTGA
- the htpG gene encoding molecular chaperone HtpG has protein sequence MTETASPSPSSETHEFSAEVGRLLDLVVHSLYSEREIFLRELVANAADATDRRRFEALTDGARALPENAHISISPDKDARLLTIRDDGTGMSREELVSNLGTIARSGTRAFGQQLENAKPEDKPSLIGQFGVGFYAAFMVADKVDVVSRRAGSDEAWRWSSDGKGAYTLEPATRDTAGTDITLHIKSDADEFLDPWRLQAIIRKWSDHIAWPVTILRDGKEEPANEGTALWRKSRNEVTPEQLEEFYRHLTHNFDTPWDTLHWRAEGTTEFSALLFIPSSRPFEFGEQTRESKVRLHVRRMFITDDAEILPPWLRFVQGVVDTEDLPLNVSREMLQATPVLARIRKAVTGKVLTELKNRGKDAESYAAFWDNFGPVLKEGMWDDPIYRADVAALSRFRSSAVEGLTTLDDYLSRMKPEQDVIYYVTGDSADVLAASPQIEGFKARGVEVLLLSDPVDSFWPERLGTYEGKSLRNVAQGLTDLEKFGAPEETAAQKADMDTLLPALKTALGESVSDVRATDRLVSSAMVLSAAEGGPDLQLRKLMERSGQAMPETAPVLEINPGHPLMHTLVARAQAGEDIATLAQILLDVASIQSGEAPKDVNAFSRRIMDYLVNSGTAA, from the coding sequence ATGACCGAGACAGCCTCTCCCTCCCCCAGCAGCGAGACCCATGAATTCAGCGCCGAGGTCGGCCGCCTGCTCGACCTCGTTGTCCACTCCCTTTACTCCGAGCGTGAGATCTTCCTGCGTGAGCTGGTCGCCAACGCCGCCGACGCCACCGACCGCAGGCGCTTTGAGGCACTGACCGACGGCGCACGCGCCCTGCCTGAAAACGCGCATATCAGCATCAGCCCCGACAAGGACGCCCGCCTGCTGACCATCCGTGACGATGGCACTGGCATGAGCCGGGAAGAACTTGTCAGCAACCTTGGCACCATTGCCCGCTCTGGCACCCGCGCCTTTGGCCAGCAGCTTGAAAACGCCAAGCCCGAAGACAAGCCCAGCCTGATCGGCCAGTTTGGCGTTGGCTTTTATGCGGCCTTCATGGTGGCGGACAAAGTGGACGTGGTGTCCCGCCGGGCCGGATCGGACGAGGCCTGGCGCTGGTCGTCGGACGGCAAGGGTGCCTATACGCTCGAACCCGCCACGCGCGACACCGCAGGCACCGACATTACCCTGCATATCAAAAGCGATGCGGACGAGTTCCTGGACCCGTGGCGGTTGCAGGCCATCATCCGCAAATGGTCGGACCACATCGCATGGCCTGTCACCATCCTGCGCGACGGCAAGGAAGAACCTGCCAACGAAGGCACGGCCCTGTGGCGCAAGTCGCGCAATGAGGTCACGCCCGAGCAGCTGGAGGAATTCTACCGCCATCTGACCCACAACTTCGACACACCGTGGGACACGCTGCACTGGCGGGCAGAAGGCACGACCGAGTTTTCGGCTCTGCTGTTCATTCCCTCCTCCCGCCCGTTCGAGTTCGGGGAGCAGACGCGCGAAAGCAAGGTGCGCCTGCATGTCCGGCGCATGTTCATTACCGATGATGCTGAAATCCTGCCGCCGTGGCTGCGCTTTGTGCAGGGCGTAGTGGATACGGAAGACCTGCCCCTTAACGTCTCGCGCGAGATGTTGCAGGCCACCCCGGTACTGGCGCGTATCCGCAAGGCCGTGACAGGCAAGGTGCTGACCGAGCTGAAAAACCGCGGCAAGGATGCAGAAAGCTACGCCGCATTCTGGGACAACTTCGGCCCCGTGCTGAAGGAAGGCATGTGGGACGACCCCATCTACCGCGCCGACGTGGCAGCCCTCAGCCGCTTCCGCTCCAGCGCTGTGGAAGGGCTGACAACTCTGGATGACTACCTGAGCCGCATGAAGCCCGAACAGGACGTAATCTATTACGTCACGGGTGATAGTGCCGATGTTCTGGCAGCCTCGCCGCAGATCGAAGGCTTCAAGGCCCGTGGGGTGGAAGTGCTGCTGCTGTCCGACCCGGTGGATTCCTTCTGGCCCGAACGCCTTGGCACTTACGAAGGCAAAAGCCTGCGGAATGTGGCACAGGGTCTGACCGACCTTGAAAAATTTGGCGCGCCGGAAGAAACCGCCGCCCAGAAGGCCGATATGGACACCCTGCTGCCCGCGCTGAAAACCGCGTTGGGTGAGAGCGTGTCCGATGTCCGCGCCACCGACCGGCTGGTATCCAGCGCCATGGTGCTGAGCGCTGCCGAAGGCGGGCCAGACCTGCAACTGCGCAAGCTGATGGAACGCAGCGGTCAGGCCATGCCTGAAACAGCGCCGGTGCTGGAAATCAACCCCGGCCACCCGCTCATGCACACTCTGGTGGCCCGTGCGCAGGCTGGTGAGGACATCGCCACCCTGGCCCAGATCCTGCTTGATGTCGCCAGCATCCAGAGTGGGGAGGCCCCCAAGGACGTCAACGCTTTCTCGCGCAGGATCATGGATTATCTGGTCAACTCCGGCACAGCCGCCTGA
- a CDS encoding alpha/beta fold hydrolase, with amino-acid sequence MDSAGQFHAGTRYRVAWPDGPATHDTVVFIHGVGMSLEFWEPQMREFSEGHRCIAYDMLGHGKSALPPAKPVLADYVRQLDCLMTFLGVETFTLVGHSMGALIAIEAALTMPQRVKKLVAMNAVYERSPEQSAAIAARVEALADAPPDWAPTLTRWFGDTPVGDAARKRQELEAILGQVNCEGYARTYGLFSRSDRTHSGKLQSLAMPALFLTGEGDPNSTPEMSRAMAAAAPYGQAVILPHQRHMMSFIDPGSTNAVLKKFFDAA; translated from the coding sequence ATGGATAGCGCTGGCCAGTTTCACGCTGGTACGCGTTATCGTGTTGCCTGGCCCGACGGCCCGGCAACGCATGACACGGTCGTTTTTATCCATGGCGTTGGCATGTCTCTGGAATTCTGGGAACCACAGATGCGTGAGTTCTCGGAAGGGCATCGCTGTATAGCCTATGACATGCTCGGGCACGGTAAAAGCGCATTGCCGCCTGCCAAGCCCGTGCTTGCGGACTACGTCCGGCAGCTTGACTGCCTGATGACATTCCTTGGTGTGGAGACTTTTACACTCGTTGGCCATTCCATGGGGGCGCTGATCGCTATTGAGGCGGCCCTGACAATGCCCCAGCGGGTTAAAAAGCTAGTCGCCATGAATGCCGTTTATGAACGTAGCCCCGAGCAGAGCGCGGCAATTGCCGCGCGTGTCGAGGCTTTGGCTGATGCACCGCCTGACTGGGCTCCTACGCTGACACGCTGGTTCGGGGACACCCCGGTCGGTGATGCAGCACGGAAACGTCAGGAACTGGAGGCCATTCTGGGGCAGGTCAATTGTGAGGGTTATGCCCGCACATACGGTCTGTTTTCCAGGTCGGATCGGACACATTCGGGCAAGTTGCAGTCCCTGGCCATGCCAGCACTGTTCCTGACCGGAGAGGGTGACCCCAATTCGACCCCGGAAATGTCCCGGGCAATGGCAGCAGCTGCGCCTTATGGACAAGCGGTCATTCTTCCACATCAGCGCCATATGATGAGTTTTATCGATCCTGGCAGCACAAATGCCGTTTTGAAGAAATTCTTCGACGCCGCCTGA
- a CDS encoding LLM class flavin-dependent oxidoreductase gives MKFSLFVHMERFAPSQTHAELFEQLEELVLIAEAGGMETAWIGEHHCMEFTIAPNPFINIAHLGARTQRIRLGTGTVIAPFWHPLRLAGEAAMTDLATGGRLDLGIARGAYAFEYERLSPGLNAWDAGQKMREMVPLLPKLWEGDVTHEGEFWQFPKSTSVPKPAQKQIPLWIAARDPNSHAYAVANGCNVQVTPLASGDEEVKSLAQRFDDACKQHSDVPRPEVMLLMHTYVGDSDTDTEQASREFSRFYCYFDAWFKNQRTITNGLIENLSDEEMAELPRYAPDLLKKNLVIGTPDEVIARLKSYEAMGYDQYSFWIDSLMPFERKKASLERFIRDVMPAFS, from the coding sequence ATGAAATTCTCTTTGTTCGTCCACATGGAGCGTTTTGCTCCATCGCAGACGCATGCCGAGCTGTTTGAGCAACTGGAAGAACTGGTCCTGATTGCCGAAGCCGGTGGCATGGAAACCGCGTGGATTGGTGAGCACCATTGTATGGAGTTCACCATTGCGCCCAACCCGTTCATCAACATTGCCCATCTTGGTGCGCGCACCCAGCGTATCCGGCTGGGCACGGGCACTGTCATTGCTCCGTTCTGGCACCCCCTGCGCCTGGCGGGTGAGGCCGCAATGACCGACCTGGCAACGGGTGGTCGGCTGGATCTGGGCATTGCCCGTGGGGCTTATGCCTTTGAGTACGAGCGTCTGTCACCGGGCCTGAATGCCTGGGATGCCGGGCAGAAAATGCGTGAAATGGTGCCCCTGCTGCCCAAGCTGTGGGAAGGTGACGTAACGCATGAAGGTGAATTCTGGCAGTTTCCGAAATCAACGTCGGTGCCCAAGCCTGCCCAGAAGCAGATCCCGCTGTGGATTGCCGCGCGTGACCCCAATTCCCACGCCTATGCGGTTGCCAATGGGTGCAATGTCCAGGTAACGCCGCTGGCATCGGGGGATGAGGAAGTCAAAAGCCTTGCCCAGCGCTTTGATGATGCCTGCAAACAGCATTCGGACGTGCCGCGCCCCGAGGTCATGCTGCTGATGCACACCTATGTGGGTGATTCCGATACGGATACGGAGCAGGCCAGCCGCGAATTCAGCCGTTTCTATTGTTATTTCGATGCCTGGTTCAAAAACCAGCGCACCATTACAAACGGTCTGATCGAAAACCTCAGCGATGAGGAAATGGCAGAACTGCCGCGTTACGCTCCCGACCTGCTCAAGAAAAACCTTGTCATAGGCACGCCAGATGAGGTGATCGCCCGTCTGAAATCCTATGAGGCCATGGGTTACGACCAGTATAGTTTCTGGATCGACAGCCTTATGCCGTTTGAACGTAAAAAAGCCTCTCTGGAACGCTTTATACGGGATGTTATGCCCGCTTTTTCCTGA
- a CDS encoding N-formylglutamate amidohydrolase has product MKNFAPPPLFSGLTKPSGLSDPRNSPDSRVTDPQNQARPIPAPGPVQVSGAPTTPLVLASPHSGRFYPERFVRDSRQPLHTLRTGEDSFVDALASQAHALGPALICATFPRVFCDANRAAWDLDTRMFDGPIPSFVRPTARGLSGLGSIPRITGDRRPIYRNRLPFMEAALRIQHYWMPYHAALAAMLEQTRKHHGHCLLLDLHSMPDAPDVADFVLGDRHGTSCAGPIVDKVQQTLQGLGFSTARNMPFAGGYITQHYGRPHESRHALQIEIRRSLYMDEATHTPHAGFATLTAALADVVRALLEQ; this is encoded by the coding sequence ATGAAAAATTTTGCCCCTCCCCCCCTTTTCTCGGGGCTGACCAAACCATCAGGCCTGTCTGATCCCCGCAATTCGCCCGATTCCAGGGTGACAGACCCGCAGAATCAGGCACGGCCCATCCCTGCCCCCGGCCCGGTGCAGGTGTCTGGCGCACCCACAACCCCGCTTGTTCTGGCGTCGCCCCATTCGGGCCGATTCTATCCTGAACGATTCGTCCGCGACTCCCGCCAGCCGCTCCATACCCTGCGCACCGGGGAGGACAGCTTTGTGGACGCTCTGGCCAGTCAGGCCCACGCCCTGGGGCCAGCACTGATCTGCGCCACCTTTCCCAGAGTGTTCTGTGACGCCAACCGCGCCGCTTGGGACCTGGATACCCGCATGTTTGACGGTCCCATCCCCTCCTTTGTCCGCCCGACGGCGCGGGGCCTGTCGGGTCTGGGGTCGATCCCACGCATTACCGGCGACCGGCGGCCCATCTACCGCAACCGCCTGCCCTTTATGGAAGCCGCACTGCGTATCCAGCATTACTGGATGCCCTACCACGCAGCACTGGCCGCCATGCTGGAGCAGACACGCAAGCACCACGGCCATTGCCTGCTGCTGGACCTGCACTCCATGCCCGATGCCCCCGATGTCGCTGACTTTGTGCTGGGTGACCGGCACGGAACAAGCTGTGCAGGGCCAATTGTGGACAAGGTGCAGCAGACCTTGCAGGGGCTGGGGTTCAGCACCGCGCGCAACATGCCCTTTGCAGGCGGCTACATTACCCAGCATTACGGCCGCCCGCACGAAAGCCGCCATGCCCTGCAAATTGAAATCCGCCGTAGCCTGTATATGGACGAGGCCACCCACACCCCCCACGCAGGCTTTGCCACGCTGACGGCCGCCCTGGCGGACGTGGTACGTGCCCTGCTGGAGCAATAG